From Actinosynnema mirum DSM 43827, a single genomic window includes:
- a CDS encoding GNAT family N-acetyltransferase, producing MELIRLTPGSWRTWRDIRLTALASDPAAFGPVLERERGYTEQDWRTSLLPEQGVRVVARDAGPGAEGSVGLVAAIPHWEDSGVLYLFSMWVRPEARGRGVGAALVGDVLEWAGEHGWPVVRLRVFLDNEVARRLYLRMGFAGEGEHLERRLGGGVPEQAGAPSPATVSFAAADRVER from the coding sequence GTGGAACTGATCAGGCTCACCCCCGGCTCGTGGCGGACCTGGCGCGACATCCGGCTGACCGCGCTGGCCAGCGACCCGGCCGCGTTCGGGCCGGTGCTGGAGCGGGAGCGCGGGTACACCGAGCAGGACTGGCGGACCTCGCTGCTGCCCGAGCAGGGCGTGCGGGTCGTCGCGCGGGACGCGGGGCCGGGCGCGGAGGGCTCGGTGGGGCTGGTGGCCGCGATCCCGCACTGGGAGGACAGCGGGGTGCTGTACCTGTTCTCCATGTGGGTGCGGCCCGAGGCGCGCGGGCGCGGGGTGGGCGCGGCGCTGGTGGGCGACGTGCTGGAGTGGGCGGGCGAGCACGGGTGGCCGGTGGTGCGGCTGCGGGTGTTCCTGGACAACGAGGTGGCGCGCAGGCTGTACCTGCGGATGGGGTTCGCCGGCGAGGGCGAGCACCTGGAGCGCAGGCTCGGCGGCGGGGTCCCCGAGCAGGCGGGCGCGCCCTCCCCCGCGACGGTGTCCTTCGCAGCAGCGGACCGCGTCGAGCGGTGA
- a CDS encoding 3-hydroxyacyl-CoA dehydrogenase NAD-binding domain-containing protein translates to MAIRYERDAEGVVTLTMDMSGSANVMNAEYQEAMGAVVDRLEAERDEIAGVVLTSAKKTFFAGGDLNLLVSVTPENSAEVLAGVSDVKAQLRRLEKLGRPVVAAIAGAALGGGLEIALACHHRVVLDDDRIKLGLPEVTLGLLPGGGGVTRMVRMLGLQAALPLLMEGKQLRPKRALEAGFVDELASSKEDLLAKARAWIAANPEPVQPWDRKGHAVPGFRAFDPQSYGVLAAAPAVLHKRTRGAFPAPEKILAAAVEGALVDFDTALVVEDRYFLELVSGQVAKNMIGTFWFQLGEIAAGGSRPSGVERTSVARVGVLGAGMMGAGIAEVTARAGIPVVLKDVTLEAARRGAGENPGITPTDSDADLAGCDLVIEAVFEDRELKNRVLADAGSAALDGAVIASNTSTLPITGLAGAVADPERFIGLHFFSPVPKMRLVEIIRGERTSDETLARAFDYVLKIGKTPIVVNDSRGFYTSRTFGAYVTEAIAMVGEGVAPALVENVAKRAGMAVGPLAVSDEVTLTLQLRIRDQAVADGGTGAGGAGVRVVEELVAEGRTGKSGGAGFYEYPEGGRKFLWPGLARYGRADAGVTERDVEDRLLFAQTLESVRCLDEGVLTSVRDANVGSVLGFGFAPWSGGTLQFANAYGLAAFVERADYLADTYGERFRPPSSLRERAKSGEDYR, encoded by the coding sequence ATGGCCATCCGCTACGAGCGGGACGCCGAGGGCGTCGTCACGCTGACCATGGACATGTCGGGCTCGGCCAACGTGATGAACGCCGAGTACCAGGAGGCGATGGGCGCGGTCGTCGACCGGCTGGAGGCCGAGCGCGACGAGATCGCGGGTGTGGTGCTGACCTCGGCGAAGAAGACGTTCTTCGCGGGCGGCGACCTGAACCTGCTGGTGTCGGTGACGCCGGAGAACTCCGCCGAGGTGCTGGCGGGCGTGTCGGACGTGAAGGCGCAGCTGCGCAGGCTGGAGAAGCTCGGCAGGCCGGTGGTGGCCGCGATCGCGGGCGCGGCGCTCGGCGGCGGGCTGGAGATCGCGCTGGCCTGCCACCACCGGGTGGTGCTGGACGACGACCGGATCAAGCTGGGGCTGCCCGAGGTGACGCTGGGGCTGCTGCCCGGCGGCGGCGGGGTCACCAGGATGGTGCGGATGCTGGGTCTCCAGGCCGCGCTGCCGCTGCTGATGGAGGGCAAGCAGCTGCGCCCGAAGCGCGCGCTGGAGGCCGGGTTCGTCGACGAGCTGGCCTCCTCGAAGGAAGACCTCCTCGCCAAGGCGCGGGCCTGGATCGCGGCCAACCCGGAGCCGGTGCAGCCGTGGGACCGCAAGGGGCACGCCGTTCCCGGCTTCCGGGCGTTCGACCCGCAGTCGTACGGGGTGCTCGCGGCGGCGCCCGCCGTGCTGCACAAGAGGACGCGGGGCGCGTTCCCCGCGCCGGAGAAGATCCTGGCGGCGGCCGTGGAGGGCGCGCTGGTCGACTTCGACACCGCGCTCGTGGTGGAGGACCGGTACTTCCTGGAGCTGGTGTCCGGGCAGGTCGCCAAGAACATGATCGGCACGTTCTGGTTCCAGCTGGGCGAGATCGCCGCGGGCGGGTCGCGACCGTCCGGTGTGGAGCGCACCTCGGTGGCCAGGGTCGGGGTGCTCGGCGCGGGCATGATGGGCGCCGGGATCGCCGAGGTGACCGCGAGGGCGGGCATCCCGGTGGTGCTCAAGGACGTGACGCTGGAGGCCGCGCGGCGCGGCGCGGGCGAGAACCCCGGCATCACGCCCACCGACTCGGACGCCGACCTCGCCGGGTGCGACCTGGTGATCGAGGCGGTGTTCGAGGACCGGGAGCTGAAGAACCGGGTGCTCGCGGACGCCGGGTCGGCCGCGCTGGACGGCGCGGTGATCGCGTCCAACACCTCCACGCTGCCGATCACCGGGCTCGCCGGGGCGGTGGCGGACCCGGAGCGGTTCATCGGGCTGCACTTCTTCTCGCCGGTGCCGAAGATGCGCCTGGTGGAGATCATCCGGGGCGAGCGGACCTCGGACGAGACGCTGGCCCGCGCGTTCGACTACGTGCTGAAGATCGGCAAGACGCCGATCGTGGTCAACGACAGCCGGGGCTTCTACACCTCGCGCACGTTCGGCGCGTACGTCACCGAGGCCATCGCGATGGTCGGCGAGGGCGTGGCCCCCGCGCTGGTGGAGAACGTCGCCAAGCGCGCCGGGATGGCCGTGGGGCCGCTCGCGGTGTCCGACGAGGTGACGCTGACGCTCCAGCTGCGCATCCGCGACCAGGCCGTGGCCGACGGCGGGACCGGGGCGGGCGGCGCGGGCGTGCGGGTGGTGGAGGAGCTGGTCGCCGAGGGGCGGACCGGCAAGTCCGGCGGGGCCGGGTTCTACGAGTACCCCGAGGGCGGGCGGAAGTTCCTGTGGCCGGGGCTGGCCCGGTACGGGCGCGCGGACGCCGGGGTCACCGAGCGGGACGTCGAGGACCGGCTGCTGTTCGCGCAGACCCTGGAGTCGGTGCGGTGCCTGGACGAGGGGGTGCTCACGTCGGTGCGCGACGCCAACGTGGGCAGCGTCCTCGGGTTCGGGTTCGCGCCGTGGAGCGGCGGGACGCTCCAGTTCGCCAACGCCTACGGGCTGGCGGCGTTCGTGGAGCGCGCCGACTACCTCGCGGACACCTACGGCGAGCGGTTCCGGCCGCCGTCGTCGCTGCGCGAGCGGGCCAAGTCGGGCGAGGACTACCGGTAG
- a CDS encoding acetyl-CoA C-acetyltransferase, whose protein sequence is MTDALIFDAVRTPRGRGKRGSLHSVKPISLVSGVLSALAARNDLDTSAVDDVLLGVVSPVGEQGGDIARTAVLAAGWDVRPAGVQLNRFCASGLEAVNLAAAKVASGFEDLVVAGGVESMSRVPMGSDGGAWMADPETSAATRFVPQGVSADLIATLEGFSREDVDAFAVRSHQRAVLARDKGWFERSLAPVVDRNGTVVLDHDEAIRPETSLEGLAGLKPSFQFHGDLGYDLVAIDRYPQVERISHVHTPGNSSQIVDGAAAVLLGSERVGRELGLTPRARVLAASVVGTEPTIMLTGPAPAARKALDRAGLTVEDIDLFEVNEAFSSVVLRFQRELGVPDEKVNVNGGAIALGHPLGATGAMILGTLLDELERRDLRRGLVTLCVGGGMGIATIIERV, encoded by the coding sequence ATGACCGATGCCTTGATCTTCGACGCGGTGCGCACACCGCGCGGCAGGGGGAAGCGGGGGTCGCTGCACAGCGTGAAGCCGATCTCCCTGGTGTCCGGGGTGCTGTCGGCGCTGGCGGCCCGCAACGACCTGGACACCTCGGCGGTGGACGACGTCCTGCTGGGCGTGGTGTCGCCGGTCGGCGAGCAGGGCGGGGACATCGCCCGCACGGCGGTGCTGGCGGCGGGCTGGGACGTGCGGCCTGCGGGCGTGCAGCTCAACCGGTTCTGCGCCTCCGGGCTTGAGGCGGTGAACCTGGCGGCGGCGAAGGTGGCGTCCGGGTTCGAGGACCTGGTGGTGGCGGGCGGCGTCGAGTCGATGTCGCGGGTGCCGATGGGCTCGGACGGCGGCGCGTGGATGGCCGACCCGGAGACCAGCGCGGCGACCCGGTTCGTGCCGCAGGGGGTGAGCGCGGACCTGATCGCGACCCTGGAGGGGTTCAGCCGGGAGGACGTGGACGCGTTCGCGGTGCGCTCGCACCAGCGGGCGGTGCTGGCCCGCGACAAGGGCTGGTTCGAGCGGTCGCTGGCGCCGGTGGTGGACCGCAACGGCACGGTGGTGCTGGACCACGACGAGGCGATCCGGCCGGAGACCTCCCTCGAAGGGCTCGCCGGGCTCAAGCCGAGCTTCCAGTTCCACGGCGACCTGGGCTACGACCTGGTGGCCATCGACCGGTACCCGCAGGTCGAGCGCATCTCGCACGTGCACACGCCGGGCAACTCCTCGCAGATCGTGGACGGGGCGGCGGCGGTGCTGCTGGGCAGCGAGCGGGTCGGCCGGGAGCTGGGGCTCACGCCGAGGGCGCGGGTGCTGGCGGCGTCCGTGGTGGGCACCGAGCCGACGATCATGCTGACCGGTCCGGCCCCGGCCGCGCGCAAGGCCCTGGACCGGGCCGGGCTGACCGTGGAGGACATCGACCTGTTCGAGGTCAACGAGGCGTTCTCGTCGGTGGTGCTGCGGTTCCAGCGGGAGCTGGGCGTGCCGGACGAGAAGGTCAACGTCAACGGCGGCGCGATCGCGCTGGGGCACCCGCTGGGCGCGACCGGGGCGATGATCCTGGGCACGCTGCTGGACGAGCTGGAGCGCCGGGACCTGCGGCGGGGCCTGGTGACGCTGTGCGTGGGCGGCGGCATGGGCATCGCGACGATCATCGAGAGGGTCTGA
- a CDS encoding AraC family transcriptional regulator, giving the protein MLTRTVAIHYVTAALRGARRAGRPVEPLLDVAGIGPALLADTRARVTPEQYTRLIQALWDDLDDEFMGLAPRRSKRGTFATMCLLAVHCPSLESALLRGMAFYDLFDVEPAPALRADPTAPTASLELDTGALDDPDRFLVESLLVLWHRFSSWLIGRRIPLRSVRLAHPEPPHAAEYHLIFGCPLRFDAGVTALEFDTRFLRMPVAQDEAALRRFLRNSPAELLSRRDHGAATSGQVRRELGSGAPGLPEVAARLGVSAATLRRRLTAEGTTFREVREQLLRDQAVASLVRGGESVEELALRLGFSEASAFHRAFKRWTGSSPGAYRTGAAPRYR; this is encoded by the coding sequence ATGCTCACCAGGACCGTCGCCATCCACTACGTCACCGCGGCCCTGCGCGGCGCGCGGCGCGCGGGCAGACCCGTCGAACCGCTCCTCGACGTCGCGGGCATCGGCCCCGCCCTGCTCGCCGACACCCGCGCCCGCGTCACCCCCGAGCAGTACACCCGCCTGATCCAGGCACTCTGGGACGACCTGGACGACGAGTTCATGGGCCTGGCCCCGCGCCGCAGCAAGCGCGGCACGTTCGCCACCATGTGCCTGCTCGCCGTGCACTGCCCGTCCCTGGAGTCCGCGCTGCTCCGGGGAATGGCGTTCTACGACCTGTTCGACGTCGAGCCCGCGCCCGCCCTGCGCGCCGACCCGACCGCCCCCACCGCCAGCCTCGAACTGGACACCGGGGCGCTCGACGACCCCGACCGCTTCCTCGTCGAGTCGCTCCTGGTGCTGTGGCACCGCTTCTCGTCCTGGCTGATCGGCCGCCGCATCCCGCTGCGCTCGGTCCGGCTCGCCCACCCCGAACCGCCGCACGCCGCCGAGTACCACCTGATCTTCGGCTGCCCGCTGCGGTTCGACGCGGGCGTCACCGCGCTGGAGTTCGACACCCGCTTCCTGCGGATGCCGGTCGCCCAGGACGAGGCCGCGCTGCGCCGGTTCCTGCGCAACTCGCCCGCCGAGCTGCTCTCCCGCCGCGACCACGGGGCCGCCACCTCCGGCCAGGTCCGCCGCGAGCTGGGCTCCGGCGCGCCCGGACTGCCGGAGGTGGCCGCCAGGCTCGGGGTGAGCGCCGCGACGCTGCGCCGCAGGCTCACCGCCGAGGGCACCACGTTCCGCGAGGTCCGCGAGCAGCTGCTGCGCGACCAGGCGGTGGCGAGCCTGGTGCGCGGCGGCGAGTCGGTGGAGGAGCTGGCGCTGCGCCTGGGCTTCTCGGAGGCCAGCGCCTTCCACCGGGCGTTCAAGCGCTGGACGGGCAGCAGCCCCGGCGCGTACCGCACCGGGGCCGCCCCGCGCTACCGGTAG